A DNA window from Hevea brasiliensis isolate MT/VB/25A 57/8 chromosome 2, ASM3005281v1, whole genome shotgun sequence contains the following coding sequences:
- the LOC131177916 gene encoding uncharacterized protein LOC131177916, translating to MDVPEVIKIPGPLPPKATEEERDTLRKWHEDDMQAKCYMVASMTNQLQKQHEKMQTSFEILSHLQEMFGENSRLARYEISKLLFRMKMHEGQDVAEHVHIMILLIEQLEA from the exons ATGGACGTACCTGAGGTCATCAAG ATTCCTGGTCCACTACCACCTAAGGCCACAGAAGAAGAACGTGACACTTTGAGAAAGTGGCATGAAGATGACATGCAAGCCAAGTGCTACATGGTTGCTTCAATGACTAACcaattacagaagcagcatgagaaaatGCAAACTTCTTTTGAAATACTGAGTCACCTTCAAGAGATGTTTGGTGAAAATAGTAGGttggctagatatgagatatctaaactacTATTCAGGATGAAGATGCATGAAGGCCAGGATGTGGCAGAACATGTCCATATTATGATCCTGCTTATAGAGCAGTTGGAGGCATAG